The genomic stretch TGGCGCTGCGCGCGTAGTACTCCAGGAAATCGATGGCCTCCGCCACCTCCACGTCGGCCTCGGCGTAGTTCTTGCCGACCTCGATGCTCATCAGCGCGCACGCCTCCAGCCGGCGGCGCTTCAGGATCGCCGCGGCCTTCAGCAGGATGCGGGCGCGGGCGTCCATGTCCCACGTCTTCCACGACTCGAACGCCGTCCACGCACCCTGGAGCGCCCGCTCGGCGTCGTCGATGGTCGCCTTGGCCGTCGTGCCCACCACCTCTGACGTGTCACAGGGGTTCAGCGAGGTCAGCTTCTCGGCGGTGTCGACGCGCTCGCCGTCGATGATCAGCGGGTAGTGCTTCCCGACCAGCTCGGCCCGGACTTTTTTCAGCGCGGCCTGATATGCCTCAACGTTCTCGGGCAGGGTGAAGTCGATGAAAGCCTGCGGGCGGTAGTCTTGGATTTTCAGCATGATGGTCTCCTTATTCCGTGGGGTGCTTCGTTTGATCCAGAATCACGTTCACTCTCCGGCTTACGCTGTTATTTCCCGTCTGTGAGGCTTTTAGAAGCAAATCCTGTGGGATTCCTTGCTGTCCGATAAGCTCATGCAGCATTGACGACCGGAGGGCCAAATCTTCTTCTGAGAAAGCCAGTTCGAACAGTTTTTCCAGTTGCACATCAGTGCTATTCGTCTGACGATCCAATGCAGATTTGAATAACTTCCATCTGTAATGTTCAGTATTCTTGTCATCTGATGACAGGAAGAGCCCGTACGCGGATACAATCTTTGCATCCCCAACAACGTTCACCCACTCATCGGTCAAATCGAGATCTTGCAAGGCGTCTTGTAGGGAACTTGATGCCATTCCTGTCAGCCCCTGACCATCCCGCGCAGCACGAACATCACGTTCGCGGGCCGCTCGGCGATCCTTCTGGAAAAATAGGCATACCAGTCGCGGCCATACGGGATGTACGCGCGGACGCGGTAGCCCTGCGCGGCGAGGTTCTTCTGGAGGTCGCGGCGGATGCCGTACAGCATCTGGAACTCGAAGGCGTCCTTGGAAATGCCGTTGGCGAGCACGAAGTGCTGCACGTCGCGGATGATGCTCTCGTCGTGCGTGGCCACGTTCACGTAGTTCCCGGCTTTCATGTGGGCGTACACGAGTTTGCGGTAGCTGGCGTCCACGTCGGCCTTGACGGGCATGGCGACCGTCTCGGGTTCCAGGTACGCGCCCTTGACGATCCGGAGGTTGGGGTGCAGGTCGTCCAGCGCGGCGCGGTCGGCCTCGCTGCGGTACAGGTAGCTCTGGAGCACGCTGCCGACGTGTTCGCGGCCGAACTCGCCGGTCAGGGTGCGGAGCTGCGCGAGGGTGATGTCCACGCGCGGGTGGTCTTCCATGTCGAGGCACACGAACCCGCCGTACTGTTTCGCGCGGCCGACGATCCGGCGGGCGTTGGTGAGGCCCAGATCCTCGCCGTCCACGGTCTGGCCCTGGCCGACGCTGCTGAGCTTCACGCTGACATACGGCGTGATGCCCTGCGCGTGCGCGGCGTCCATGAGGTTCAGGACGTTGTCTGCGAAGGCGTTGCACTTCTCGGGCGAGTCGATGAACTCGCCGAGCAGGTCGAGGTTGCTGAGAATCCCGTCCTTCTCCAGTTCCTTCACGGCGTCCAGGGCGGTCTGGATGCTCTCGCCGGCGACGAAGCGCTGGGCGACGCTCCACCCGCGCGAGCGGACGATCTTCTCGACGGCCTTCTGTCCGGAGACGGTCAGGACGGCTTTGCGGTACAGCTGGTCGATCATGGGGTGGCTCCTAGGTCGTGCAGGACGAGGGCAGCGAAGGTGCGGACGTGCGTGCGGGCGGCGTCGCGGGCGGCGTCGGCGTCGCGGTCGAGGACAGCGCGCAGGATCGCGGCGTGCTGCGCGGCCGTGTCCGGGTGGGCGTTGTACGTGCGCGTCTGGTGCTTGATCAGCGCCACGCGCTGTTCGAGGTCGCGGGCGAGGATGCCCAGCACCGTGTTGTGCGCGGCGGCGGTCACGGCGCGGTGGTACGCGAGGTCGAGACGCGTCTGCTCGCGGTAGTCGGTGCCGCGGGCGGCGTCCAGGGCGTCCAGGGCCAGCGTCAGGCCGCGCGCGTCGGCGGCGGTGTGGGCCTGCGCGGCGAGCGCGGCGGCGAGACCGTCGAGTTCCTCGCGCACCACGTAGGCGTCTCTCGCCTCGGCGGCGGTGACGGTGCGGACGCGCACGCCCTTGTTCGCCTCGGTCGTCAGCAGGCCGTCCTGGGTCAGGCGCACCAGCGCCTCGCGGATGGGCGTGCGCGACACCCCGAGCTGCTGCCCGAGTTCCACCTCGCCCAGCCGCTCACCCGGCACGAGGTCGCCGTCGAGCAGCGCGCGGCGCAGGTGCTCGTACACGCCGTCGCGCACCAGTGTGGGTCGCTCGAAGGAGGTCATAGTGGATATTGTATACAATATTCAATCAAGGGGCAAGATCGGGGTCTGGCGACTCGGTGTCGTGTCCCCGAGCTGTGGTCAGTCCTCGACGTCGCGCGTCCGGGGGGACGTCCCCGACCGTTCCGTCAGCGCCTGGAGGGGCCGCAGCACGAACAGGAACAGCAGGGTCGCGCCGGTCGCGAACACGTACAGGTGCAGCCCGCACGCCACCCCTACCCCGGCGGTGGCGAGGAGCCCGGCGGCGGTCGTCAGTCCGCGCGTGCGCTCCCCCTTACCGGAGGAGAAGATGGTGCCCGCGCCCAGGAAGCTCACCCCGCTGACCACGGCGGCGAGCACGCCCACGAGATCGAAGCGCACGCCGCTCTGCGGCGACGCGTACTGCACGATCAGCTCCTCGGCGAGCACCATGAACAGCGCCGCGCTCGTTCCCACCAGCATGTGCGTCCGCAGGCCCGCACCGGTACGGTGTGCCTCTCGCTCCCAGCCGATCAGGCCGCTCAGCAGCGCGGCCACCAGCAGGCCAGTCAGGAGCCGCAGTTCGGTCACGACGTCCGCCCAGAGATCGGTCACACCCCCAGTGTAGGGGGCCCTCGCCGGGCCGTCCTGCGCGCGGGCTGGAGCCGGCCTTCACGGACGGCCGTCACGGCGCGGGGCGGTGCAGGCAGGCCGGGCACACCCAGTCGTCGGGACTCGCCTGCGCGGCCAGCCGACCCCGCAGGCGCAGCCGCCACGCCCGGACTGCCCACGCGCATAGCGCGGCCCACAGGAATCCCAGGGCCGTGACCAGACCGCCCGACCGCCGCCCGCCCGTCAGGCCCAGCGCGGCCGCCAGCGGCAGCAGCGCCACGCCCATGAGCGGCACCGGCAGCCACCAGCGCTCCGGATCCCACGTGATCCACAGGCGTTCGGGGACAGCCTCCAGCGCGCGCCAGCGGGTCATCGGCGTGCGGCACCGCGGACAGTCGCGCCACGTGGGCGGCCGCGCTTGACCCCGCCGCGTCATTCCGCGCCGATCGGCTCGATGGGGAAGATGCGGTCGGCGAGGAGCCCCAGGCCGCGCGTGCCCGCGCGCTTCTGGCAGCCGTCCGTGCCCACGCACAGTGTCACGTAGCGCGTCAGGCGGCGGCCCACGTGCACGCGGTACACGGCGGCCTCGCTGCGGCTGCGGGTGTAGTGGCACAGGTCGCAGTGCAGTGCCTTGTTGCCCCTGGGATCAAGAGGGGTGAATTCAGCCAGCTGGTCGCCGTGCACCAGGGCCAGGCGGCCGTCGGCGACGGGATACAGGCCCAGGGTGGGGGGGGCGGCGGACTGGTCTTGTCCGAACAGTTCACGGTGCGTGTCCGGAAAGAGTTCCCTCAGGAGGTCACGGACGCTGTGGTCGCGGCGGTGAGCGTCACTCATTGCCCTGGAGTGTACCTGCCAGGTGCCGTGGGGATAGTGGACGCTGGCACAGCCCGCCGCAGGCGTGCGCGGCTACACTGTGTGGCGTGAGGTCACGCACCGCAAACCGCAGCGGAATCGTCATCCGGCGGCGTGTGACTCCGGCTGGTGACATCATCGTGACCCTGCTGACCCCGCACGGCAAGGTGAAGGCGGTGGCGCGGGGCGGGGTGCGCGGCCCGCTGGCGAGCTACCTGAACCTGTTCCACCACGTCGATGTCCATGTCTACCAGGGGCCGAACAACGACCTCGCCAGCGTGAAGCAGGCGGTGCTGGAAGGAGCGCTGCCCCGGCTGGCCGAACCCGAGCGCCATGCCTTCGCGCACCTGCTGGCCGAGTTCGCCGACGCGCTGTTCCAGGAGGGCGAGTTCAGTGGTCAGGCCTTTGAACTCTTTGCGGGAGCGCTGCGCGGACTGTCCCACCAGCCCGATCCCGAATGGGTGGCGTTGGTGCTGAGCCACAAGCTGCTGGCGCTGGCGGGCTTCGTCCAGAACACCAGCCACTGCGCCCGCTGCCGCGCGCCCGATCCCGCGCACCCCGATCCGCTCGGTGGACAGCTGCTGTGCAGCGCGTGCTCCAGCCTGCCCGCGTATCCACCCGAGGCACTGGACTTCCTGCGCAGCGTCGTGCGGCGCACGGTTCGGGCCAGCATGGACGCGCCGGTACCGGCGGCCCAGCGTCCGGCGCTGTGGCGGGCCCTCGAGCGCTACGTCACGGTGCACGTGGGGGATGTCAAGTCCTGGCGTCAACTGCTGCCGGTGGCGACGCCACCCGCTGACGTCCCGGCCTGACAGCGGGATGCGGTGCCGACACCGGGTGCCCGTCCTGCCCTCCGACCGCCAGCAGAAACCATAGCCCACAGGGGCGCTCAGCGGCCCAGCGCGGCGATGGCGCCCAGCAGCGCCACCGGCGCCGTCTCGGCCCTCAGGATGCGGGGGCCGAGGGTCACGGGCTGCGCTCCACGGGTGGTCAGGGCCGTCACCTCGGCGTCGGTCAGGCCGCCCTCGGGGCCGGTCAGGACGGTCACCGGAGCTGTCCAGTCCAGGACGTCCATGATGCGGTTGACCGCACCGGGCTGGGCCACGTAGAGGTGCCCCTCCCACGTCAGGGCGTGCAGCGGTGTGGGTTCCATGACCACGGGCACGACCGCCCGGCGCGACTGCTTCGCGGCCTCGGCGGCGATGCGCGACAGGCGCTGGAGTTTCTGGGCACCGATCTCGCGCACGTCGGCGCGGGCAGTGATGAGCAGGGCTACGCGGGCCACGCCGAGCTCGGTGGCGGCCCGGACGACCTCGGCGAGCTTGTCCCCCTTGAGCAGGGCGGCGGCCAGGGTCAGGGGGTACGGTGTCTCGGGCACGCCGGCCAGCGCGCCGCCCAGTTCCAGCTCGGCCCGCGTGTCATCCAGCACGGTCACCACCGCCAGCGCCTCGTGCCCGTGGCCGTCGAAGACCCTCAGCGTGTCACCCACCTGCACGCGCAGAACCTTCAGGTGCCGCACCTCGCGCGGGCCGAGGGTCATGGTGGCGCTCAGGGCCGGCACCAGCACGCGGTGCCCCCCGGCGGGGCCGCTCGGTGAGCTCACTGCGGAGCGAGGGCCGTCACCAGTGCCCACTCGCCGTCCTGCCGCACGTGGACATCGGTGAACCCCTCGCGTTCCAGCGCGGCATGTACCAGCGGCAGTTTGGAGGTCAGGATGCCGGTCAGCACCAGCGGCCCGCCGGGGATCAGGTGGGCGGCGTACTCGCCCGCCAGCAGGTCGTGCAGTTCGGCGTACAGGTTGGCGACCAGCACGTCGAAGGGGCCGTCCGGCGTGTGGTGTTCCGGCAGGTCGCTGCCGAGCGTGCCCTCCTCGAACACCGCCCGGCCGTGGGGTACCCCGTTGATCTCGGCGTTCTCGCGGGCAATCGGAACCGTCAGCGGGTCGATGTCCACCCCCAGCGCGGCGTCCGCTCCCAGCAGCGCGGCGGCAATCGCCAGCACGCCGCTGCCGGTGCCCACGTCCAGCACCGTCCGGCCGTGCAGTTCCAGGGACGACAGGGCCTCGACCGCCATGCGGGTCGTCGCGTGGTGGCCGGTGCCGAAGGCCATGCCGGGTTCGATGATCAGGGGCACCTGTCCGGCCGGCACCTCGGCGCTCAGCCACGGCGGCACGATGGTCACGCGCCCGGCGGTGACGGGGCGCAGGTTCGCCTTGAACTCGGCCAGCCAGTCCTGATCGGCCTCCTGCCGCCACTCTCCGTCCTGCACTGGGGCAGGCAGCACGGTGCGGTCGTCAAAGTACGCCCGGATCAGGCCGGCGCGTTCCTCCAGGCCGGTGGCGCCCGCCTCCCACAGCAGGTCGAGGTGGGCCTCGCGGGTGTCGAAGGTGCCGGGCAGGTGGTACACGAGCATCCCGCCAGTGTACCGGGGCGCGGCCACACGCTGACCGCTTGACGGATGCAACCGTGAGGAGCATCATACCGTCTTATGGCTGAGACTGTTGCAGGAATGAAAGAATGAGTCCGCCGGACGGGCCCGATCCCGGTGCCATCCGGAGTGCCTCGGAGCTGCTGGGCCATACCATGCGCCGCCTGCACAAGCACATCTCCAGCCAAGTGATGAGCAGCATGCAGGACGAGTTGCAGGATCTGGACCTGTCGTTCTCGCAGATGACGGCCCTGCATCACCTGCGTGCCGCCGCTCCCACCACCGTGACGGTGCTCTCCGAGCACATCCACCTGAGCGTGCCGGCCGCCAGCCACATGCTGGAGCGGCTGGTACAGCGTGACCTGGTGACCCGCGCCGAGAACCCGGACAACCGCCGCGAGAAGCTGGTCGCCCTGACCGAGGCCGGGCGTGGCGTGCTGGAGCAGATGGACACGGCCTTCGTGACCGCGTATGTCACCACCTTCGCCCGGCTCCGTCCGGAGACCGTCCACGCCGCGCAGCAGCACCTGCAGGGCCTGCTCGAGGAACTCGAACTCACGCCGTCCGCGCCACAGGAGACCGCATGACCACCCCCACCGCCGCCCCCGAGGGCCGCATCGATTACGCCCAGACGCTGGATCTACCGACCAAACGCCTGATCCTGTTCGGCGTGCTGCTCGGCCTGTTCCTCAGTGCCCTGGATCAGACCATCGTCTCGACCGCCATGCCGCGCATCGTGCAGGATCTGAACGGGCTGTCGCTGTACTCGTGGGTGACGACCGCGTACCTGCTCACCAATACGGCCCTGGTGCCGATCTACGGCAAGCTCTCGGATCTGTACGGCCGCAAGCCGGTGCTCATGTTCGGCATCGTGGTGTTCCTGATCGGCTCGATGCTGTGCGGGCTGTCGGGCGAGCCCTTCCTGGGCAACCTGTTCGGCGGCGGCATGATGCAGCTCGTGGTGTTCCGGGCGCTCCAGGGTGTGGGCGCGGCCGCCCTGGGCTCGGTCGCCTTCGCGATCATCGCCGACCTCTTTGAGCCTGTGGATCGGCCCCGCTACCAGGGTCTGTTCGGGGCCGTCTTCGGTCTGAGCAGCGTGATCGGCCCACTGCTGGGCGGCTTCCTGACCGACAACATCTCGTGGCGCTGGGTGTTCTACGTGAACCTGCCGCTGGGCCTGCTGGCGCTGGCGTTCATCTTCGCCAAGATGCCCAGGCTGGCCAGCGGCCTCCAGGCCCGCGTGGACTGGCTGGGTGCCTTCCTGATCCTGCTGTTCGCCGTGCCGCTGCTGCTCGCCCTGACGTGGGGCGCGGACGGCAATTACAGCTGGACGAGTCCGGTCATCCTGGGCCTGTTCGGCCTGAGTGTCGCCAGCCTGATCGCCTTCCTGGTCGCAGAGAACCGCCACGCCAGCCCCATTCTGCCGCTCACGCTGTTCCGCAACCCGACCTTCGCGTGGGGCGCGCTGGCCCGGTTCCTGATCGGCGCAGGATTCCTGGGCGCGATCCTGTTCCTGAGCCTGTACCTCGTGCAGGTGCAGGGCGTGTCGGCCACGGCCGCCGGTACCGCCACGATCCCGCTGACCCTGGGACTGATCGTCGGGGCGATCGGCAGCGGCCAGATCGCCGCGCGCATGGGCCAGTACAAGCCCCTGATGCTGGGCGGCCTGGTGCTCATGGCCGTGGGCTTCTATTCGCTGTCGACCCTGAATGCCGATACGTCCTACGGCAGCGTGATCCTGCGGATGGTGCTGCTCGGCCTGGGCATCGGGCCGACCCTGCCGCTGTACACCAATGCGCTGCAGCTGTCGGTCAAACCCTGGGAGATCGGTGTGGCGACCAGCGCCGGGCAGTTCTTCCAGCAGATGGGCAGCACCATCGGCACCGCCGTGTTCGGCGCGGTGCTCACGACCGGCCTGACCCAGAACCTCGCCACGCAGTTTGCCGCCCAGGCCGCCACACAGCAGGGCACGGTCGCCAGCACCCTGACCGGGATCAGCGAGCAGGTGCGCTCGGGTAAGGCGACCGGGACGCAGGACCGAACCTCCACGCCGAAGTCCAACGACCAGATCAAGGCCG from Deinococcus sp. AB2017081 encodes the following:
- a CDS encoding GntR family transcriptional regulator, coding for MTSFERPTLVRDGVYEHLRRALLDGDLVPGERLGEVELGQQLGVSRTPIREALVRLTQDGLLTTEANKGVRVRTVTAAEARDAYVVREELDGLAAALAAQAHTAADARGLTLALDALDAARGTDYREQTRLDLAYHRAVTAAAHNTVLGILARDLEQRVALIKHQTRTYNAHPDTAAQHAAILRAVLDRDADAARDAARTHVRTFAALVLHDLGATP
- the recO gene encoding DNA repair protein RecO, translating into MRSRTANRSGIVIRRRVTPAGDIIVTLLTPHGKVKAVARGGVRGPLASYLNLFHHVDVHVYQGPNNDLASVKQAVLEGALPRLAEPERHAFAHLLAEFADALFQEGEFSGQAFELFAGALRGLSHQPDPEWVALVLSHKLLALAGFVQNTSHCARCRAPDPAHPDPLGGQLLCSACSSLPAYPPEALDFLRSVVRRTVRASMDAPVPAAQRPALWRALERYVTVHVGDVKSWRQLLPVATPPADVPA
- a CDS encoding MarR family winged helix-turn-helix transcriptional regulator; translated protein: MSPPDGPDPGAIRSASELLGHTMRRLHKHISSQVMSSMQDELQDLDLSFSQMTALHHLRAAAPTTVTVLSEHIHLSVPAASHMLERLVQRDLVTRAENPDNRREKLVALTEAGRGVLEQMDTAFVTAYVTTFARLRPETVHAAQQHLQGLLEELELTPSAPQETA
- a CDS encoding 16S rRNA (uracil(1498)-N(3))-methyltransferase; the protein is MSSPSGPAGGHRVLVPALSATMTLGPREVRHLKVLRVQVGDTLRVFDGHGHEALAVVTVLDDTRAELELGGALAGVPETPYPLTLAAALLKGDKLAEVVRAATELGVARVALLITARADVREIGAQKLQRLSRIAAEAAKQSRRAVVPVVMEPTPLHALTWEGHLYVAQPGAVNRIMDVLDWTAPVTVLTGPEGGLTDAEVTALTTRGAQPVTLGPRILRAETAPVALLGAIAALGR
- a CDS encoding proline dehydrogenase family protein, whose protein sequence is MIDQLYRKAVLTVSGQKAVEKIVRSRGWSVAQRFVAGESIQTALDAVKELEKDGILSNLDLLGEFIDSPEKCNAFADNVLNLMDAAHAQGITPYVSVKLSSVGQGQTVDGEDLGLTNARRIVGRAKQYGGFVCLDMEDHPRVDITLAQLRTLTGEFGREHVGSVLQSYLYRSEADRAALDDLHPNLRIVKGAYLEPETVAMPVKADVDASYRKLVYAHMKAGNYVNVATHDESIIRDVQHFVLANGISKDAFEFQMLYGIRRDLQKNLAAQGYRVRAYIPYGRDWYAYFSRRIAERPANVMFVLRGMVRG
- a CDS encoding MgtC/SapB family protein, whose amino-acid sequence is MTDLWADVVTELRLLTGLLVAALLSGLIGWEREAHRTGAGLRTHMLVGTSAALFMVLAEELIVQYASPQSGVRFDLVGVLAAVVSGVSFLGAGTIFSSGKGERTRGLTTAAGLLATAGVGVACGLHLYVFATGATLLFLFVLRPLQALTERSGTSPRTRDVED
- a CDS encoding MDR family MFS transporter; protein product: MTTPTAAPEGRIDYAQTLDLPTKRLILFGVLLGLFLSALDQTIVSTAMPRIVQDLNGLSLYSWVTTAYLLTNTALVPIYGKLSDLYGRKPVLMFGIVVFLIGSMLCGLSGEPFLGNLFGGGMMQLVVFRALQGVGAAALGSVAFAIIADLFEPVDRPRYQGLFGAVFGLSSVIGPLLGGFLTDNISWRWVFYVNLPLGLLALAFIFAKMPRLASGLQARVDWLGAFLILLFAVPLLLALTWGADGNYSWTSPVILGLFGLSVASLIAFLVAENRHASPILPLTLFRNPTFAWGALARFLIGAGFLGAILFLSLYLVQVQGVSATAAGTATIPLTLGLIVGAIGSGQIAARMGQYKPLMLGGLVLMAVGFYSLSTLNADTSYGSVILRMVLLGLGIGPTLPLYTNALQLSVKPWEIGVATSAGQFFQQMGSTIGTAVFGAVLTTGLTQNLATQFAAQAATQQGTVASTLTGISEQVRSGKATGTQDRTSTPKSNDQIKAEFASLRQNVTRAIESGDRQAIAAIQADTTLPAAAKAQFRELPQGGVGAGVTAAFTPLRATVSDAITSGNAAQVQALAANPQLPEALRARVAQIPAAALATPQGRAQVLAGLQQGLAQAETAARTQATQQALTGALKGIDDGEQVALSSSRASKVAFAQTISHIYVYCIVIAVLAFLATLMMPNLRIPKRGEGQATAPTHVEI
- a CDS encoding 50S ribosomal protein L11 methyltransferase; translated protein: MLVYHLPGTFDTREAHLDLLWEAGATGLEERAGLIRAYFDDRTVLPAPVQDGEWRQEADQDWLAEFKANLRPVTAGRVTIVPPWLSAEVPAGQVPLIIEPGMAFGTGHHATTRMAVEALSSLELHGRTVLDVGTGSGVLAIAAALLGADAALGVDIDPLTVPIARENAEINGVPHGRAVFEEGTLGSDLPEHHTPDGPFDVLVANLYAELHDLLAGEYAAHLIPGGPLVLTGILTSKLPLVHAALEREGFTDVHVRQDGEWALVTALAPQ